Proteins found in one Clostridium butyricum genomic segment:
- a CDS encoding IS1182-like element ISClbu1 family transposase, with protein sequence MNTNNIIPMHQIGFPINIENIISDSDSVRVLYDVMEGLDYSELNRTYSTIGRNPALLPKTMFAIIVYGYMEGIYSSRALEKACKRDINFKWLLQGQLPPGHNSIDRFRRERLAGCIENLFNQLVKKLRELNEIQFKNIFIDGTKIEASANRYTFVWKKSIDKFEDRLQKKIKESLIKMNHDLNLCLIITNAKISVQDANYILDSIRIMIEANNIEFVYGKGKRKSKFQRYTEQLNEFIEKQNKYNEYNSIFNGRNSFSKTDHDATFMHMKEDHMKNGQLKPAYNIQIGVEGEYIVGVDISSERSDQLTFIPFLDRLEKNLNQKYESVTADAGYESEENYAYLESKKQEAFIKPANYEKSKTKKFKSDISKKENMYYNTDEDYYICASGKKMLLKGTKKKKTKSGYETTVSIYECEDCDGCEYKSKCTKAKGNKQIHVAKNFMRLRTNSLKNITTPKGILLRMNRSIQVEGAFGVIKQDYGFRRFFMRGNIKVRTEFLLMAFGYNVNKLYHKTIQNRNGELLHKQQAS encoded by the coding sequence ATGAACACTAATAATATTATACCTATGCATCAAATAGGTTTCCCAATAAATATAGAAAATATTATATCTGATAGTGATTCAGTAAGAGTGCTTTATGATGTTATGGAGGGATTAGATTATTCAGAATTAAATAGAACTTACTCTACTATTGGTAGAAATCCAGCACTTTTACCTAAAACTATGTTTGCAATTATAGTTTATGGATATATGGAAGGAATATATTCAAGTCGTGCTCTTGAAAAGGCATGCAAAAGAGATATAAATTTCAAATGGCTTTTACAAGGTCAACTACCACCAGGACACAATTCTATAGATAGATTTAGACGTGAACGATTAGCTGGTTGTATAGAAAATTTATTTAATCAACTTGTGAAAAAACTTAGAGAACTTAATGAAATTCAATTTAAAAATATTTTTATTGATGGAACTAAAATCGAAGCATCTGCAAATCGATATACTTTTGTTTGGAAAAAATCTATTGATAAATTTGAAGATAGACTACAAAAGAAAATAAAAGAAAGCTTAATAAAAATGAATCATGATTTGAATTTATGTCTTATTATTACTAATGCTAAAATATCAGTTCAAGATGCTAATTATATTTTAGATAGTATCAGAATTATGATTGAAGCCAATAATATTGAATTTGTTTATGGAAAAGGTAAAAGAAAAAGTAAATTCCAAAGATATACTGAACAACTTAATGAATTTATTGAAAAGCAAAATAAATATAATGAATACAATAGCATTTTTAATGGACGAAACAGTTTTTCAAAAACAGATCATGACGCAACTTTCATGCATATGAAAGAAGATCATATGAAAAACGGTCAATTAAAACCAGCATATAATATCCAAATAGGGGTAGAAGGTGAATATATTGTAGGAGTAGACATTTCAAGTGAAAGATCTGACCAGCTTACTTTTATACCATTTTTAGATAGATTAGAAAAGAATTTAAATCAAAAATATGAATCCGTAACTGCTGACGCAGGATACGAAAGTGAAGAAAATTATGCATATCTTGAATCTAAGAAACAAGAAGCTTTTATTAAACCTGCAAATTATGAAAAGTCAAAGACAAAGAAATTCAAGAGTGATATTAGTAAGAAAGAAAATATGTACTATAACACAGATGAAGATTACTACATTTGTGCATCTGGTAAAAAAATGCTTCTAAAAGGAACAAAAAAGAAAAAAACAAAATCTGGATATGAAACTACTGTTAGCATCTATGAATGTGAAGACTGTGATGGCTGTGAATATAAGAGTAAATGTACGAAAGCAAAAGGTAATAAACAAATACATGTGGCTAAAAATTTTATGCGTCTAAGAACAAATTCACTTAAAAACATCACTACACCTAAAGGAATACTTTTAAGAATGAACAGATCAATTCAAGTCGAAGGAGCATTTGGAGTTATTAAACAAGATTATGGTTTTAGAAGATTTTTTATGCGTGGAAATATTAAAGTTCGTACTGAATTTTTGTTAATGGCGTTTGGTTATAATGTTAATAAATTGTACCATAAAACCATTCAAAATCGTAACGGTGAGCTGCTTCATAAGCAGCAAGCTTCGTAA
- a CDS encoding ABC transporter substrate-binding protein — protein MKKFKTVSLTLVTTIICNALIGCKINLNDKIHKLKDASPITLTLFISEDLGEAKFDDAVADKIKELTCVNLEIICADSSFSKPIDLMIAKEDYPDLIYAKGDTSKLIDARAIIKLDDYFEEKGENLKNLYGDQIKRLRYSLEDQSIYTVGASGVSSAQWNPNGTMQLQHRVLKELGYPKINTIYDYEEALKRYIEKYPETNGEKTIGLSLMASDWRWLITVGNIASSAAGIPDDGQFKIDDESQKATYKFQLPEVKEYIKWLNHLNAEGLLDPESFTQDDSTYRGKLDRGVVLGISDAKWGYESSMKNLINNGNEEATFAPLPVTINEIYKDQSLKDYGFSGGNGIGISKSCENKERAFEFLDWLASDEAQVLLNWGIEGVHYKIENGKRIFLPEIEKQKNTDNSFAFNTGVGKYNNYFPQRGDGALDSTGNYYTTNSIENYENAYNSAEKETLKAYGVNSWVDLFPEAEELGVSKHGQQWQYIIPTDSDMAIIQNRLDEYTQKSITEVILGPESQFDDSWNKIQEEMKKMGVEQLNDDMSKMTVEKIKLWNE, from the coding sequence ATGAAGAAATTTAAAACTGTTTCACTAACATTAGTGACAACAATAATTTGTAATGCATTAATAGGATGTAAGATTAATTTAAATGATAAAATACATAAATTAAAAGATGCATCGCCTATAACGTTGACACTATTTATTTCAGAAGATTTAGGAGAAGCCAAATTTGATGATGCAGTTGCAGATAAAATTAAGGAACTTACGTGTGTTAATTTAGAGATAATATGTGCAGATAGTAGCTTTAGTAAACCAATAGATCTTATGATTGCAAAAGAGGATTATCCAGATTTGATTTATGCAAAAGGAGATACTTCAAAATTAATTGATGCAAGAGCAATTATAAAGCTAGATGATTATTTTGAAGAAAAAGGAGAAAATCTAAAAAATTTATATGGAGATCAAATAAAAAGATTAAGGTATAGTTTAGAGGATCAATCAATATATACAGTTGGAGCAAGTGGTGTTAGCTCTGCTCAATGGAATCCTAATGGAACAATGCAATTACAACACAGAGTATTAAAAGAATTAGGTTATCCTAAGATAAATACAATTTATGATTATGAGGAAGCTCTTAAACGTTATATAGAAAAATACCCTGAGACGAATGGAGAAAAAACAATTGGATTATCACTTATGGCAAGTGATTGGAGATGGCTTATTACAGTTGGGAATATTGCATCATCAGCAGCTGGAATACCCGATGATGGACAATTTAAAATAGATGATGAAAGTCAAAAAGCAACATATAAATTTCAATTGCCAGAAGTTAAAGAGTATATCAAATGGCTGAATCATTTAAATGCAGAAGGATTGTTAGATCCAGAATCATTTACTCAAGATGATAGTACATACAGAGGTAAATTAGATAGAGGAGTAGTACTTGGGATTTCTGATGCTAAATGGGGCTATGAATCATCCATGAAAAATTTAATTAACAATGGAAATGAAGAAGCTACTTTTGCACCATTGCCTGTAACTATTAATGAAATTTACAAAGATCAGTCTTTAAAGGATTATGGATTTAGTGGTGGTAATGGTATAGGAATCAGCAAGTCGTGTGAGAATAAAGAAAGAGCATTTGAATTTTTGGATTGGCTAGCATCGGATGAAGCTCAAGTTTTATTAAACTGGGGAATTGAAGGGGTTCATTATAAAATAGAAAATGGTAAAAGGATATTTTTACCTGAGATTGAGAAACAGAAAAATACTGATAATAGTTTTGCTTTTAATACAGGAGTAGGAAAATATAATAATTACTTTCCTCAAAGAGGAGATGGGGCATTAGATTCCACAGGAAATTATTATACTACAAATAGTATTGAAAATTATGAGAATGCCTATAATAGTGCAGAGAAAGAAACATTAAAGGCTTATGGTGTTAATTCTTGGGTTGATTTATTCCCTGAGGCAGAGGAATTAGGAGTATCAAAACACGGTCAGCAATGGCAGTATATTATTCCTACAGACAGCGATATGGCAATAATTCAAAATAGATTAGATGAATATACTCAAAAATCTATAACAGAGGTTATATTAGGGCCAGAATCCCAGTTTGATGATTCGTGGAATAAAATACAAGAAGAAATGAAAAAAATGGGGGTAGAACAATTAAATGATGATATGAGCAAAATGACAGTAGAAAAAATAAAACTATGGAATGAGTAA
- a CDS encoding helix-turn-helix transcriptional regulator, which yields MEENYDLDLSLSDISREIGMAPTYFSRFFKKNTGETFYSYLNKIRLYHSYKELINTEASITEIALNNGFSNVKSFIEIFKKAYNNTPAKYRNESKRIRLKDNN from the coding sequence ATGGAAGAAAATTATGATTTGGATTTATCACTTAGTGATATTTCAAGAGAGATAGGAATGGCCCCAACTTATTTTTCAAGATTTTTTAAGAAAAATACTGGAGAAACCTTTTATAGTTATTTAAATAAGATAAGGCTATATCATTCCTATAAGGAACTGATCAATACAGAGGCATCCATAACAGAGATTGCTTTAAATAATGGATTTTCAAATGTAAAATCATTCATAGAAATTTTTAAAAAAGCTTATAATAACACACCAGCAAAATATAGAAATGAATCTAAAAGAATTAGGTTAAAAGATAATAATTGA
- a CDS encoding beta-glucosidase gives MNLEIIEELISKLTIEEKSAMVHGAGLFRTDGVERLNIPPLKMSDGPIGVRHEFPDDSWVPIGNSDDYVTYLPCSLALAATWNKDLAYKSGQVLGAEARGRGKDVILGPGINIVRSPLCGRNFEYMSEDPYVSGEMAVPFIKGVQENDVSVCVKHFAVNNQETERLNVEAIVDERTFREIYLPAFEKAVKDGDAYSIMSAYNKLYGYHCSHNKELLEGILKEEWGFDGVVISDWCAVHDTELAANAGLDIEMNVTYNFDEYYFAKPLVKAVKEGKIKEEVIDDKIRRILRLMCKLNVNSEHRKKGTYNAPEHRQVTLDVARESIVLMKNDKNVLPLQDKKIKKLVVVGENANVTHSNGGGSAEIKALYEITPLLGFKMRLGGNTDVQFVKGYSADKENRKELIEEAVEAAKNADAVIFVGGLKHVAEDLQLEDNALSVSKDEEIKRRIDSEGYDKSDIILPYEQDELIKNLLKANENTTVVISSGAPVDMSDWIDDANAVVQTWYNGMEGGRALAEVIFGDINPSGKLTVTFPRKLEDSPAHKLGEFPGTETVNYGEGIYVGYRYFSTYDVEPLFCFGHGLSYTEFKYDDLNVSVNEQEDDVEIEVNFKVTNTGKFVGKEIAQVYVNDEKASVDRPKVELKKFEKITLNPGETKEVKLNLNKKSLAYYSVEHKKWVVESGMFNIFIGSSVKDIRLSKAIKLDKDYIV, from the coding sequence ATGAATTTAGAAATTATAGAAGAATTAATTTCAAAATTAACAATAGAAGAAAAGTCTGCAATGGTTCATGGTGCTGGATTATTCAGAACTGATGGGGTAGAAAGATTAAATATTCCGCCTTTAAAAATGTCTGATGGACCAATTGGGGTAAGACATGAATTTCCAGATGATAGCTGGGTTCCAATAGGAAATTCAGATGATTATGTGACTTATTTACCTTGTAGCTTAGCATTAGCAGCAACTTGGAATAAAGATTTAGCATATAAAAGTGGTCAGGTGCTTGGAGCTGAAGCAAGAGGAAGAGGTAAGGATGTAATACTTGGGCCTGGAATAAACATAGTTAGAAGTCCCCTATGTGGTAGAAACTTTGAGTATATGTCAGAGGATCCATATGTATCAGGAGAAATGGCTGTTCCATTTATAAAAGGTGTACAGGAAAATGATGTTTCTGTATGTGTAAAACATTTTGCTGTTAACAATCAGGAAACAGAAAGATTAAATGTTGAAGCAATAGTTGATGAGAGAACATTTAGAGAAATATACCTTCCTGCTTTTGAAAAAGCAGTAAAAGATGGTGATGCATATTCTATAATGAGTGCGTATAACAAGCTTTATGGATATCATTGTTCACATAATAAAGAATTATTAGAAGGCATATTAAAGGAAGAATGGGGCTTTGATGGAGTAGTAATTTCTGACTGGTGTGCAGTACATGATACTGAACTTGCAGCTAATGCAGGTCTTGATATTGAAATGAATGTAACATATAACTTCGATGAATATTATTTTGCAAAACCTTTAGTAAAGGCAGTAAAAGAAGGTAAGATTAAAGAAGAGGTTATAGATGATAAGATAAGAAGAATTCTTAGACTAATGTGTAAGTTAAATGTAAATTCTGAACATAGAAAAAAGGGAACTTACAATGCACCAGAACATAGACAGGTAACATTAGATGTAGCTAGAGAGTCTATAGTTCTAATGAAGAATGATAAAAATGTACTTCCATTACAAGATAAGAAAATTAAAAAATTAGTTGTTGTAGGTGAAAATGCAAACGTTACTCATTCAAATGGCGGTGGAAGTGCTGAAATAAAAGCACTATATGAAATAACACCTTTATTAGGCTTTAAAATGAGATTGGGCGGAAACACAGATGTACAATTTGTAAAAGGATATAGTGCAGATAAAGAAAATCGTAAAGAGCTGATTGAAGAAGCAGTTGAAGCAGCTAAGAATGCAGATGCAGTAATTTTTGTTGGTGGATTAAAGCATGTAGCAGAAGATCTTCAATTAGAAGACAATGCGTTATCAGTAAGCAAGGATGAAGAGATAAAACGTAGAATTGATAGTGAAGGATACGATAAATCTGATATTATACTTCCATATGAACAGGATGAGCTTATTAAAAATCTGCTTAAGGCAAATGAAAATACAACAGTAGTAATTTCAAGCGGAGCACCTGTTGATATGTCAGATTGGATTGATGATGCAAATGCTGTTGTGCAGACTTGGTATAACGGAATGGAAGGGGGAAGAGCACTTGCAGAAGTTATTTTTGGAGATATAAATCCTTCAGGAAAACTTACAGTTACATTCCCTAGAAAATTAGAAGATAGTCCAGCTCATAAGCTTGGAGAATTCCCAGGAACTGAAACAGTAAATTATGGTGAAGGTATATATGTAGGATATAGATATTTTTCAACATATGATGTTGAACCATTATTCTGTTTTGGTCATGGACTTTCATATACAGAATTTAAATATGATGATTTAAATGTAAGTGTGAATGAGCAAGAAGACGATGTAGAAATTGAAGTTAATTTCAAAGTTACAAACACAGGGAAATTTGTAGGAAAGGAAATTGCACAGGTTTATGTTAATGATGAAAAAGCAAGTGTAGATAGACCGAAGGTCGAACTTAAGAAATTTGAAAAAATCACTCTTAATCCAGGAGAAACTAAAGAAGTTAAGCTTAACTTAAATAAAAAATCATTAGCTTATTATAGTGTAGAGCATAAAAAGTGGGTTGTAGAAAGTGGAATGTTTAACATCTTTATAGGAAGTTCAGTAAAAGACATAAGACTATCAAAGGCTATCAAGTTAGATAAAGATTATATAGTTTAA
- a CDS encoding glycoside hydrolase family 95 protein: MNDKLRLWYTKPAEKWVEALPLGNGRIGAMVFGGVYRERLQLNEDTLWSGVPITEETDENFIDDLEKARKLIFEGKYCKSENIINNKLLGPWNESYLPLGNLYFDFDNEGDYVDYERDLNLEDASSCVKYTMNNIRYKRTTFISKSDNAIVIKFESSKEGKISFKASFDSLLRYTVVTENKNSISLLGKAPIHVLPSYEDGEKPVIYDDKRGMNFKAVLEVNGINGDIKSENGILKVKDADEVIIKIVVHTSFNGYKNEAGTQGKDVNDLCENSIQKIRDKTYVNLYNAHKIEYKSLFDRLQFTLNSDFTDNSTPTDKRIENFKENKNDLGLISLYFQYGRYLLISSSRKGTQPANLQGIWNEDLRPAWSSNYTTNINLEMNYWLAEVCNLQECHEPLFKFIREVSEVGKETAKIRYNCRGWTANHNIDLWRQTSPAGGSTEWAYWPMAGAWLCSHIWEHYEFTNDVKFLKEMYPIMKSCAEFLVDWLMEDENGYLVTCPSISPENNFITEEGEKSCVSIASTMDMSITKNLFKNCIDAANILEIDKKFRSELKNYYNNLYPYKIGKFGQLQEWFKDFEEFEKGHRHLSHLFGLYPGNEINEDNNKEIFEACRKSLERRLTYGGGHTGWSCSWAVCLFARLKDSESANKYLEILLKKLTFSNLLNVCPPFQIDGNFGGTAAISEMLIQSNKGYIEILPCIPKEWKQGNVKGIKARGGFELDFEWNKGYIKEIYIKSNLEYGICKIKLNTKIIKLYSKLKCEMIFEKDNLMKHAEDKILFSSNMIVAKIEKGYTLKLSFL; encoded by the coding sequence GTGAATGATAAATTGAGATTATGGTATACAAAACCAGCAGAAAAATGGGTAGAGGCTCTTCCATTAGGAAATGGAAGAATTGGAGCTATGGTATTTGGAGGTGTATATAGAGAAAGATTACAGTTAAATGAAGATACACTATGGTCAGGAGTACCAATAACAGAAGAAACAGACGAAAATTTTATAGATGATCTGGAAAAGGCAAGAAAACTCATATTTGAAGGTAAGTATTGTAAAAGCGAAAATATAATAAATAATAAATTATTAGGACCCTGGAATGAATCATATCTTCCTCTTGGAAATTTATATTTTGATTTTGATAATGAAGGAGACTATGTAGATTATGAAAGAGACTTAAATCTAGAAGATGCATCATCATGTGTAAAATATACTATGAATAATATTAGATATAAAAGGACAACTTTTATTTCTAAATCTGATAATGCAATTGTGATTAAATTTGAAAGCAGTAAAGAAGGAAAAATATCTTTTAAAGCATCCTTCGATAGTTTACTTAGGTATACTGTAGTGACAGAAAATAAAAATTCAATATCATTGTTAGGTAAGGCTCCTATACATGTGCTTCCTTCATACGAAGATGGAGAAAAACCTGTAATTTATGATGATAAAAGAGGCATGAATTTTAAAGCTGTATTAGAAGTAAATGGAATCAATGGAGATATAAAAAGTGAGAATGGTATTTTAAAAGTAAAAGATGCAGATGAAGTTATTATAAAAATAGTAGTTCATACAAGTTTTAATGGGTATAAAAATGAAGCAGGAACGCAAGGAAAAGATGTAAATGATTTATGTGAAAATTCAATACAAAAGATTAGAGATAAAACATATGTGAATTTATACAACGCACATAAAATAGAATATAAATCATTGTTTGATAGATTACAGTTTACATTAAATTCCGATTTTACGGATAATAGTACACCAACCGATAAAAGAATAGAAAATTTTAAAGAAAATAAAAATGATTTAGGTTTAATTTCTCTTTATTTTCAATATGGAAGATATCTTTTGATTTCAAGTTCAAGAAAAGGAACACAGCCTGCTAATCTTCAGGGGATATGGAATGAAGATTTAAGACCAGCATGGAGTAGTAACTATACTACAAATATAAATTTAGAAATGAATTATTGGCTTGCAGAGGTATGTAACCTGCAAGAATGTCATGAACCATTATTTAAATTTATAAGAGAAGTATCAGAAGTTGGAAAAGAAACTGCAAAAATAAGATATAACTGTAGAGGATGGACTGCTAATCATAATATTGATTTATGGAGGCAGACATCACCAGCAGGAGGAAGTACAGAATGGGCATATTGGCCTATGGCAGGTGCATGGCTTTGTAGTCATATATGGGAACATTATGAATTTACTAATGATGTTAAGTTTTTAAAAGAAATGTATCCAATAATGAAAAGCTGTGCTGAATTTTTAGTTGATTGGCTTATGGAAGATGAAAATGGATATTTAGTAACATGCCCATCAATTTCTCCAGAGAATAATTTTATAACTGAAGAAGGAGAAAAAAGTTGTGTGAGTATTGCTTCTACAATGGACATGTCCATTACAAAAAATTTATTTAAAAATTGTATTGATGCAGCAAATATCCTGGAAATAGATAAAAAATTTAGAAGTGAATTAAAAAATTATTATAACAATTTATATCCCTATAAAATTGGAAAGTTTGGACAGTTACAGGAATGGTTTAAAGATTTTGAGGAGTTTGAAAAGGGGCACAGACATTTATCTCATTTATTTGGATTATATCCTGGAAACGAAATAAATGAAGATAATAATAAAGAGATCTTTGAAGCATGTAGAAAATCTTTAGAAAGAAGGCTTACTTATGGTGGAGGACATACTGGATGGAGCTGTAGCTGGGCTGTATGTTTGTTTGCAAGATTAAAAGATTCAGAATCTGCCAATAAATATTTAGAGATACTACTTAAAAAGCTTACATTTTCTAATTTACTAAATGTATGTCCACCATTTCAAATAGATGGTAATTTCGGTGGTACTGCAGCAATTTCTGAAATGCTGATTCAAAGCAATAAAGGATATATTGAGATACTTCCATGCATACCTAAGGAATGGAAGCAGGGGAATGTAAAAGGAATAAAAGCAAGAGGTGGATTTGAATTAGATTTTGAATGGAATAAGGGATATATAAAAGAAATATATATAAAATCCAATTTAGAGTATGGAATATGTAAGATAAAATTAAATACAAAAATTATAAAATTATATTCAAAATTAAAATGTGAAATGATTTTTGAAAAAGACAATTTAATGAAACATGCAGAAGATAAAATTTTATTTTCTAGTAATATGATTGTAGCAAAAATTGAAAAAGGTTATACTTTGAAGCTATCATTTTTATAG
- the yicI gene encoding alpha-xylosidase → MKFSNGCWLNKTGVQTFSPQEIYSTKIEDDVLTLYAPCSKIYNRGCTLGGPVITYKISSPMKNVIRVRACHYMGTEAKTPGFEIYEKNDSNVLINEDEKNIVFQTGNLKMDFNKETVEMGFFRGEQKLTSSKYRGMAYVKTEEEDFLDYPEKTYMREQLQLSVGELVYGLGERFTPFVKNGQTINIWNEDGGTSTEQSYKSIPFYLTNKGYGVFVNHPEKVSFEVGSEKVTKVQFSVPGECLDYFIIGGDSMKEVIENYTSLTGKPAMPPAWSFGLWLSTSFTTNYDEKTVNEFVNGMKDRDIPLRVFHFDCFWMKDFNWCDFEWDKRVFPDPKGMLERLKSKDLNICVWINPYIAQESKLFEEAKEGGYLLKRTNGDVWQWDMWQPGMAIVDFTNPDACTWYSSKLKELMAMGVDCFKTDFGERIPTEGVKYFDGSDPYKMHNYYTQMYNNVVFNTIKEIKGEDEAVVFARSATAGGQQFPVHWGGDCESDYESMAESLRGGLSLCMSGFGFWSHDIGGFESTSTADVYKRWVAFGLLSSHSRLHGSTSYRVPWAYDEDASEVVRFFSKLKCSIMPYLFKTADDANRIGIPVMRSMVMEYQDDDACTYLDKQYMLGDSILVAPIFNDQGEAKYYLPEGKWTNFITGKKYDGGRWIKEYHDYLSIPMMVKENSLVAVGHDNTRPDYDFREGVSVLAYDLADKAEACTKVLDMKRNETLSVTVLKDGNTINVKSTGTDKSWSLVLKDVTNVADVNGLTFEVVGNDTKITIPSGTCEVACKLK, encoded by the coding sequence ATGAAATTTAGTAATGGATGTTGGTTAAATAAGACTGGAGTTCAGACATTTAGTCCACAAGAAATTTATAGTACAAAAATAGAAGATGATGTTTTAACATTATATGCACCTTGCAGTAAGATTTATAACAGAGGATGCACACTTGGGGGTCCTGTTATAACTTATAAAATATCATCTCCTATGAAAAATGTTATAAGAGTTAGAGCTTGTCATTACATGGGTACAGAAGCTAAGACTCCAGGTTTTGAAATATATGAGAAAAATGATTCAAATGTATTAATAAATGAAGATGAGAAAAATATTGTTTTTCAAACAGGAAATCTTAAAATGGATTTCAACAAAGAAACAGTTGAAATGGGATTTTTTAGAGGTGAACAAAAATTAACTTCAAGTAAATACAGAGGAATGGCTTATGTAAAGACTGAAGAAGAGGATTTTTTAGACTATCCTGAAAAGACATATATGAGAGAACAACTTCAATTAAGTGTTGGTGAATTAGTATATGGTTTAGGTGAAAGATTTACCCCATTTGTTAAAAATGGTCAGACAATAAACATTTGGAATGAAGATGGTGGTACAAGCACTGAACAATCATATAAGAGTATACCATTTTATTTAACTAATAAAGGATATGGTGTTTTTGTTAATCATCCAGAAAAAGTATCTTTTGAAGTTGGGTCAGAAAAGGTTACAAAGGTACAATTTAGTGTACCAGGTGAATGTTTAGATTACTTCATAATTGGTGGAGATTCAATGAAAGAAGTAATTGAAAATTATACATCATTAACAGGAAAACCAGCAATGCCACCAGCATGGTCATTTGGTTTATGGCTTTCTACTTCATTTACAACAAATTATGATGAAAAAACAGTAAATGAATTTGTTAATGGAATGAAGGATAGAGATATACCACTTAGAGTATTCCACTTTGACTGTTTTTGGATGAAAGATTTTAACTGGTGTGATTTTGAATGGGATAAGAGAGTTTTCCCAGATCCAAAAGGAATGCTTGAAAGATTAAAATCAAAAGATTTAAATATCTGTGTATGGATAAATCCATATATAGCACAAGAATCTAAATTATTTGAAGAAGCAAAAGAAGGCGGTTACTTATTAAAGAGAACTAATGGAGATGTATGGCAGTGGGATATGTGGCAACCAGGTATGGCAATAGTTGATTTTACTAATCCAGATGCATGTACATGGTACAGCAGTAAATTAAAAGAATTAATGGCAATGGGCGTTGACTGTTTCAAAACTGATTTCGGTGAACGTATACCAACAGAAGGAGTAAAATACTTCGATGGTTCAGATCCATACAAGATGCATAACTACTATACTCAAATGTACAATAATGTAGTATTTAACACTATAAAAGAAATTAAAGGTGAAGATGAGGCAGTTGTATTTGCTAGATCTGCAACAGCAGGTGGACAACAATTCCCTGTACACTGGGGTGGAGATTGTGAATCAGATTACGAATCAATGGCTGAAAGCTTAAGAGGTGGTTTATCACTTTGTATGTCTGGATTTGGTTTCTGGAGCCATGATATTGGAGGATTTGAAAGCACATCTACAGCTGATGTTTATAAGAGATGGGTAGCATTTGGTTTATTATCATCACATAGTAGATTACATGGTAGTACATCGTACAGAGTCCCATGGGCTTATGATGAAGACGCTTCAGAAGTAGTAAGATTCTTCAGTAAATTAAAATGCAGCATAATGCCATACTTATTCAAGACTGCTGATGATGCAAACAGAATAGGTATTCCAGTAATGAGATCAATGGTAATGGAATATCAAGATGATGATGCATGCACATACTTAGATAAACAGTATATGCTAGGAGATTCAATATTAGTTGCACCTATATTCAATGATCAAGGCGAAGCAAAATATTATCTTCCAGAAGGTAAATGGACTAACTTTATAACTGGAAAGAAATATGATGGTGGAAGATGGATTAAAGAGTATCATGACTATTTAAGCATTCCAATGATGGTTAAAGAAAATAGTTTAGTAGCGGTAGGACATGATAACACAAGACCAGATTACGATTTCAGAGAAGGTGTTTCAGTTTTAGCATACGACTTAGCTGATAAAGCAGAAGCATGCACAAAAGTTTTAGATATGAAGAGAAATGAAACTTTATCTGTTACTGTGTTAAAAGATGGAAATACTATAAACGTTAAATCTACTGGTACAGATAAATCATGGAGCTTAGTTCTAAAAGATGTTACTAATGTTGCAGATGTTAATGGATTAACATTTGAAGTAGTTGGAAATGATACTAAGATAACAATTCCAAGCGGAACTTGTGAAGTTGCTTGTAAATTAAAATAA